The nucleotide sequence GTAAAGCGCAAGATAGGCTTGGCACGTTACGTCGCGCAGCTGACTGGCGTGCGCCAGGCGACGATGTTCCTCGCCCAAGGATTCGAATTCACCTTCGGCCAGAGCAAGCTGCGTCAGGTCCCGCGACTGAAAGCGCAGCAGGTCCATTCGATCCTCGCGCTCGCGGGCTTGTTCGGCAAAGGCACTGACCTTCTCGCGCAGGCCGCGCAACTCGTGATAAATCTCTGTAAGCCGGCGCAGGCGAGCGCTGTTTGCCGCATGCGCGTCCAGCAGTTCGCGCTGCGTGGCGTTGCGCAACAGCGATTGATGTTCATGCTGCCCATGAATATCGACCAGCATCTCGCCGAACTGACGCAGCATCTGCAGAGCAGCAGGTGATCCGTTGATGTAAGCCCTGGAACGGCCGTCGCGCGAGATAACGCGTCGCAACAGACACTCGCCGCTTACCTCGAAGTCGCGCTCATTGAGCCACGCGCGCGCGTTGACCCGCTGTTCGATATCCAGCGCCAGAGTGATCTCGGCGCGTTGTGCGCCAGTGCGCACCGTGCCGGCATCGGCGCGGTCGCCCAGCACCAGCCCCAGCGCGTCGATGAGGATCGACTTGCCGGCACCGGTTTCGCCGGTCAGCACACTCATGCCCGGCCCGAACTCAAGTTCCAGCTCGTCGATGATGGCGAAATCGCGGATGTGGATGCGGGTTAACACTGGGCGGGACTCGGGAATCGTTAAAATGCCCTTAGATGGCGTTCGACGACTGCATATGTGCTCGCCTTCCCACGCAAAAACGATGTTTAGGAAAAAGTTTCGGCGTACTCAAGTCCCTGTCGCCGGGCTTGACTAAAGACCAAAGGAGAAGCCACGGATGATCGCATGCCGAGCCCCGAGCCCCGTGTTCTCACCCCCATCGCAGCTTGGCGCGCAACACTTGAAAATAATCGTGATCCAGCGGCTGGATCAGCCGGAATGTCAACGCCTTGCGCGCGATGCACACACGGTCATTGGGTATCAGGTCGCAATTATCCTGGCCGTCGAACGAGGCGCGCGCCCGGTTGTCGTTCTGCCGGCACACCACGACTTCGATGCGGCTCGCCGCATCAATGACGATAGGGCGGTTGGTTAAGGTGTGCGGGCAGATCGGCACCAGCACGATCGCCTCCAGGCTGGGGTGCACAATCGGGCCGCCGCCGGACAGGGCGTAGGCCGTCGAACCGGTCGGAGTTGCCACGATCAGCCCGTCGGCTCGCAAGGCGTTGACCGGGTGACCGTCGATGTAGATTTCCAGCTCGATCATGCGGATAGAGCCTTGCACGTGGACTACCACTTCGTTGATGGCGTCACTTTCCGTGATAGTCTCGTCGTCCCGCGTCACGCGCGCCCGCAACAGATAACGGTACTCTTCCTTGTAGCGGCCGGCGAGTATCTCGTCCAAGCGCGTGTACATGTCTTCGGGCAGGATGTCGGCGAGGAATCCCAGCCGACCGCGATTGATCGCCACCAGCGGCACTCCGTGGTCCACCAGCGAGCGCGCGGCATGCAGCAGCGTGCCGTCGCCGCCAACCACGATCGCGAGATCGCAGCGCCGCGCAATCTCGTCGCGGCCCACGCTGATCTCTCCTGCCTGCCGCAACACGCCGCCGGCGCTTTGATCGACCAGCACCTCCGCGCCGCGCGCGCGCAAGTATTCCAGCAGGCCGCGCGCGGTATCCACGACCAGCGCGTCGCCGGGTTTTGTAATCAGGCCAATGGTGTGGAACACGGTCATCAGGGGTCTCTTCTACGTTAAAGGTATCACGCGCCTCATACACGGCCAACTGGATCGTTTCTTGACACAAACCGGGCGTGTATTGATGATGGGCCAGCGCGCCGGAAGACTCGTGCCGGCACCGGACAGGCAATGCGCATGGCGGCAAAAAGTGGACAATCTTCGGCAACGGCCCTCAGTGAGCGCGGGCAGCACCTGCTCAAGGTGCTGGTGCATAACTACATCGGCGATGGCCGGCCGGTAGGTTCTCAAACCCTGCTGCGCGCCGCCGCAGTGGATTTGAGTCCGGCCACGATCCGTAGCGTGATGGCCGATCTGGAAGATCGCGGCCTGATTTACTCGCCGCACGCCTCAGCCGGCCGCATCCCCACGGTCAAGGGATACCGGCTGTTTATCGATACCATGCTGCGGGTGCGACCGCTGCGCGATGCGATTATCGATCAGTTGAAGGATCGGTTATGTCGCGACCTGACACCGCACTCGCTGGTCGAGGCCGCCTCGGACATGCTGTCCGGCATCACGCAACTCGCCGGGGTCGTCACGGTGCCGCGCCAGCAGCACGTGTCCTTGCGGCAGATCGAATTCCTGGGACTTTCGGAGAAGCGTGTGCTGGCGATCCTGGTGATGAACCAGCACGAGGTGCAGAACCGGGTCATTCAGCTGGATCGCACCTACACCGAGTCCGAACTTCGCGAAGCGGCCAATTATCTCAATGCGAAGTTCGCAGGAAGAAGCATGGGCGCGCTGCGGCGCGAACTCCTGGCCGAACTCGACGCGGTGCGCGAAGACATGAACCGCATGATGCGCTCGGCCATCGAGCTGGGCGAAAAGGCATTCGCGGGCGACGAACGCACAGAGGACGACTTCGTGGTCGTAGGTCAGACCAACCTCATGGGCTATGAGCAGCTTTCCAACGTGGACAAGCTGCGCCAGCTGTTCGAGGCGTTCAGCACCAAGCGCGATATTCTGCATCTGCTGGACAAATGCATTAGCGCGCGCGGCGTGCAGATTTTCGTCGGCCAGGAATCCGGCTATCAGGTACTGGACGAGTGCAGCGTCGTGTCGGCGCCCTATTCCGTGCAGGGTGACGTGATTGGCGTGCTCGGGGTAATCGGGCCCACGCGCATGCCGTACGACCGCGTGATTCCCATTGTCGATATTACCGCGAGGCTGCTGGGCGCGGCCTTGAATACCCAGAGCCGTGACCTCACCTGAAGGTACAACCCTCAACCGCGGGGTGGATCTGTCCGCAAATTTTCAATTCCGGAGTTTATCGATGGGAAACAAGGAGCAACCAGAACGCTCGGAGACTAGCGTTAATCGCGAGGATCATCGCATCGAATCCGCGGATGTGTCCCCCGAACCCGCTGATGCAGCAGCGGCCGGGCCCGAGACACCAGCCGCGCCCGACGAAGAAGTCATAGACGTCGACGCGCTGATGGCGGCCGTGGACGAAGCCAATGGCAGGGCCGATGACTACTGGAACACGCTGCTGCGCACGCGCGCTGAGATGGAGAATCTGCGCAAACGCTGCGCCCGCGAGCTGGATCAGGCGCGCAAATACGCCGTGGAGCGTTTCGCGACCGAACTGCTGGCGGTAAAGGACAGTCTGGAAATGGGCGTCGATGCGGCCGGCGGCGAGACCGAAGCAGTCAAGCTGCGCGAAGGTACGGAACTGACCCTGAAGATGCTGAGCCGCGTGATGGAGAAGTTCAACATCAGCGGAATCGATCCGCAAGGTCAGCCCTTCGACGCCGCACGCCATCAGGCCATGACCTTACAGGAAAATAGCGAGGTACCGCCCAATACGGTGGTGGCCGTGATGCAGAAAGGCTACGCGCTCAACGAGCGCCTGCTGCGTCCGGCGATGGTTATCGTATCGAAGGCTCCCGAAGCGGACGCGGGCTGACGACGGCATCGTCAGGGCGTCACGGGTCTCAATGCGCTTGAATTTCGTGACCACGCCCACATCTAGAACCTAGTCCAAAAATCTGCTCGACGCATTCAGCTGGAGACAAATCATGGGAAGAATTATCGGCATTGATCTCGGCACCACCAATTCCTGCGTGGCCGTGATGGAAGGCAAGACCGCCAAAGTTATCGAGAACAGCGAGGGCGACCGCACGACCCCGTCCATCGTCGCCTTTGCCAGTGACGGCGAGGTGCTGGTGGGACAGAGCGCCAAGCGTCAGGCGGTGACCAATCCGGCCAACACGATATACGCGGTCAAGCGGCTGATCGGGCGCCGGTACCAGGAAGACGCGGTGCAGAAGGACATCAAGCTGGTGCCGTACAAGATCGTGAAAGCCGACAACGGCGACGCCTGGGTGGAAGCGCAGGGCAAAAAGATGGCGCCGCCTGAAGTTTCCGCGCGGATATTGCAGAAGATGAAAAAGACCGCCGAGGATTATCTGGGCGAAACCGTCACCGAGGCGGTGATCACGGTGCCGGCATATTTTAACGATTCGCAGCGCCAGGCCACCAAAGACGCCGGCAAAATCGCCGGCCTGGACGTCAAGCGCATTATCAACGAGCCCACCGCCGGGGCGCTGGCCTACGGCATGGACAAAAAGCGCGGCGACCGCAAGATCGCGGTATATGACTTGGGCGGCGGCACTTTCGATGTGTCCATCATCGAGATCGCCGAAGTCGATGGCGAGCACCAGTTCGAGGTCTTGTCCACCAACGGCGACACATTCCTGGGCGGTGAGGATTTCGACATGCGCCTGATCGATTATCTGGCCGATGAGTTCAAGAAGGATCAGGGCATCGATCTGCACAAGGATCCGCTGGCGGTACAGCGTCTGAAAGACGCGGCCGAAAAAGCCAAGATCGAGCTGTCGTCCAGTCAACAGACCGAGGTCAATCTGCCGTATATCACGGCCGATGCCAGTGGCCCTAAGCATCTGAACATCAAGCTGACGCGCGCCAAGCTTGAATCGCTGGTCGAAGCGCTGATTCAGCGCACCCTCGAGCCGTGTCGCGTCGCGCTCAAGGACGCGGAGCTGTCGGCCAAGGACATCGACGACGTGATTCTGGTCGGCGGCCAGACCCGCATGCCCAAGGTACAGCAGACCGTCAAGGACATCTTCGGCAAGGAGCCGCGCAAGGACGTGAACCCGGATGAGGCCGTTGCGGTGGGCGCCGCCATTCAGGGCGGTGTGCTGGGCGGTGATGTGAAAGACGTATTGTTGCTGGACGTGACGCCGCTGTCGCTGGGTATCGAAACCCTGGGCGGGGTGATGACCAAGCTGACCGAGAAAAACACGACCATTCCGACCAACGCGAAACAGGTATTTTCGACCGCCGAGGATAATCAGACGGCGGTGACCGTGCACGTGTTGCAGGGCGAGCGCGAGATGGCCAGCGCCAACAAGTCGCTGGGCCGCTTCGATCTGGCGGATATCCCGCCGTCGCCGCGTGGCATGCCGCAGATCGAGGTAACGCTGGATCTCGACGCTAACGGAATTTTGAACGTCTCGGCCAAGGATAAGGCCACCGGCAAGCAACAGTCCATCGTCATCAAGGCGTCTTCGGGGCTGTCCGAAGACGAGATCGATAAGATGATCCGTGACGCCGAGGCGCACGTCGAAGAAGACCGCAAATTCCACGAGACGGTCGCCGCGCGCAATCAGGCCGATAACCTGATTCATGGCGCCGAAAAGTCTCTCAGGGATCTGGGCGATAAGGTCGATCCAGACGAACGCAAGCAGGTCGAGAACGCTATCGCCGAGTTACGAGAGGCGATGAAAGGCGACGACAAGGACGCGATCGAAGCGAAGACCGCGAGCTTAAGCGAGGCCTCCGCAAAAATCGCCGAGCGCGCCTACGCGCAAAATCAGGACGGCGGCGACAAGCCTGCCAGCGACGAAGCGAACGCGAAAAAGAGCGACACGGACGATGTCGTCGATGCTGAGTTCGAGGAAGTGGACGACCGCAAAAAGTAGCGTCAACAACAAAGCTTGCAGCAACATTGTGCCGCATGACGCACGAAGTATTTTGCCCGCGTGCGACATGCGGCCCGGTTGCATATAAACGAGCCTCGGGTTGACTAGAACCGCAGTTTCAACTTGCGCCTTAGTGCATGAACAAGCGGTGAATGGAAAAATGGTGAATGGAAAAACGCGACTACTATGAGGTTCTGGGCGTGGGCCGCTCGGCGGCCCAGGCGGATTTAAAGAAAGCGTATCGCCGTCTGGCGATGAAGCACCATCCCGACCGCCGGCCCGACGACGAGGCGGCCGCGCAGCAGTTCAAGCAGGCCAAGGAAGCCTATGAAGTGCTGTCCGATCCGCAAAAGCGCGCGACTTACGATCAGTTCGGGCACGCGGGAGTGGCGGGTGCGGCAGGTGGCGCGCGCGGCGGTTTCGGTGACATATTCGATGACATCTTCGGCGACATCTTTGGCGGCGGCCGCGGCGGGAGCGGCGCCTACCGAGGCGCCGATCTTCAGTACAATCTGGAATTAAGCCTGGAAGAAGCCGTGCTCGGCACGGAAGCACAAATCCGCATTCCCAGTCTGGTCGAATGCGCGACCTGCAAGGGCAGTGGTGCGGCCCCCGGCACCTCGCCGCAAACCTGCGAGACTTGCGACGGAATCGGCCAGATTCGCATGCAGCAAGGGTTTTTCTCGGTGCAGCAGCCCTGTCCCCGCTGCCGGGGCGCGGGCAAGATAATAACCGACCCTTGCGGCACCTGTCGCGGTAAGGGCAGGGTCGAGGAATTCAGAACTTTATCCGTTACCGTGCCCGCGGGTGTGGACAGCGGCGACCGCATCCGCCTGGCGGGGGAGGGCGAGGGCGGCTCGCGGGGCGGCCGCGCTGGGGACTTGTACGTGCAAATCCAGGTCAAGCCGCATGCGCTGTTCACGCGCGACGGTCACAATCTCGTCTGCCAGGTGCCGGTCAGTATCTCTATCGCGGCGCTGGGTGGTGAACTCGAAGTGCCAACCCTGACCGGTCGCGCCAAACTCAAAATTCCCGCCGAGACTCAAACCGGCAAAGCGTTCCGGCTACGCGGCAGGGGCGTGAAGCCCGTTCGCGGCGGGGCCGAAGGCGACCTGATCTGTCAAGTTGTCGTGGAGACGCCGGTCAATCTGACCAGGCGCCAGCGGGAGCTCATGGAAAAGTTGAATCAGAGTCTGATCGACGGCGGGGAGCGCCATAACCCGCAGGCGCAAAGCTGGCTGGACGGCGTGAAGGGCTTCTTCGAGGATATGAAGCTCTGGCATCGATAAGATCGTCGGCGCCGGTCATGGCTGCGTCGCGTCTCTCGCGGCTTCTTTAACAAACACCCGCTGATTGATCGGCCTCACATAAACGCGGTCGCCCTGTTTGAGCCTGTCGCGTGCGGGATCGCCACGCGGGATTTCCACCCGGATCAAATCGTCGTATCCCGGTTGGTGCAAGTCCAGACGCAGCAGCGCGCCAGCGACCGTTACTTTGTCCACATCCGCCACCAGATAACCGCCCTCGGCGCCATTGGGCTGCAGTGCCACTTCGAACTCGTGTGGCCGGACATAGGCGACGGCGTCAATGTTGGACGTCTCAGCGTGTTCTGGCAGATGCACGCGCACCGCGTCGCCGATCTGCGCCCAGCCGCGGTGCACGCGGCCATGAAAAAGATTGACCTGCCCGACGAATGAAAAGACGAACGGCGAGGCCGGATGATCGTAAACTTCCGCTGGCGTACCGATCTGCTCGACTTGGCCCCGATTCATTACGACCACCCGATCCGACACCTCCATAGCCTCCTCCTGGTCGTGGGTGACGAACACGGAGGTCACGTGCAGCTCGTCGTGCAGGCGGCGCAGCCACACCCGCAGATCGCGGCGCACCATGGCGTCGAGCGCGCCGAAGGGTTCGTCCAGCAGCAACACTTTTGGCTCCACCGCCAGCGCGCGCGCCAGCGCGACCCGCTGCCGTTGACCTCCCGAGAGTTGCGGTGGATAACGATCCGCCAGCGACTGCACCTGCACCAGCTTCAGCAACTCCAGCACGCGGGCGCGTATTTCATGCTCCGGGGACCGCACTTTACGCGGTCGCACGCGCAGACCGAAGGCGACGTTTTCGAACACGGACATATGCCGGAACAGCGCGTAATGCTGGAACACGAAACCGACCTGGCGCTCACGGACATGGCTGGAAGTGGCGTCTTCGCCATGAAAATACACATTGCCCGCGTCAGCCCACTCCAGCCCGGCGATGGTGCGCAGCAAGGTGGTCTTGCCGCATCCCGACGGCCCCAGCAGGGCCACCAGTTCACCGGTGGGCACCTTCAAAGAGATGTCTTTCAGCGCCTGAAAGGACCCAAACGCCTTGGACACGCCCTGGATCTCGATACTCATTGCGCACGCTCCTGATATATTGCTTTGATTTCCTGTTGGGTACGCCACTCGACCACGCTTTTGACAATCAGGGTTACCATCGCGAGGCCGGCCAGCAAGGTGGCGACCGCGAAGGCGGCGGCGAACTGATATTCGTTGTAGAGAATTTCGATGTGCAGCGGCATGGTGTTGGTATACCCGCGGATGCGACCCGACACCACCGACACTGCGCCGAATTCTCCCATGGCT is from Gammaproteobacteria bacterium and encodes:
- a CDS encoding NAD(+) kinase; this encodes MTVFHTIGLITKPGDALVVDTARGLLEYLRARGAEVLVDQSAGGVLRQAGEISVGRDEIARRCDLAIVVGGDGTLLHAARSLVDHGVPLVAINRGRLGFLADILPEDMYTRLDEILAGRYKEEYRYLLRARVTRDDETITESDAINEVVVHVQGSIRMIELEIYIDGHPVNALRADGLIVATPTGSTAYALSGGGPIVHPSLEAIVLVPICPHTLTNRPIVIDAASRIEVVVCRQNDNRARASFDGQDNCDLIPNDRVCIARKALTFRLIQPLDHDYFQVLRAKLRWG
- the hrcA gene encoding heat-inducible transcriptional repressor HrcA, with amino-acid sequence MAAKSGQSSATALSERGQHLLKVLVHNYIGDGRPVGSQTLLRAAAVDLSPATIRSVMADLEDRGLIYSPHASAGRIPTVKGYRLFIDTMLRVRPLRDAIIDQLKDRLCRDLTPHSLVEAASDMLSGITQLAGVVTVPRQQHVSLRQIEFLGLSEKRVLAILVMNQHEVQNRVIQLDRTYTESELREAANYLNAKFAGRSMGALRRELLAELDAVREDMNRMMRSAIELGEKAFAGDERTEDDFVVVGQTNLMGYEQLSNVDKLRQLFEAFSTKRDILHLLDKCISARGVQIFVGQESGYQVLDECSVVSAPYSVQGDVIGVLGVIGPTRMPYDRVIPIVDITARLLGAALNTQSRDLT
- the grpE gene encoding nucleotide exchange factor GrpE; translated protein: MGNKEQPERSETSVNREDHRIESADVSPEPADAAAAGPETPAAPDEEVIDVDALMAAVDEANGRADDYWNTLLRTRAEMENLRKRCARELDQARKYAVERFATELLAVKDSLEMGVDAAGGETEAVKLREGTELTLKMLSRVMEKFNISGIDPQGQPFDAARHQAMTLQENSEVPPNTVVAVMQKGYALNERLLRPAMVIVSKAPEADAG
- the dnaK gene encoding molecular chaperone DnaK produces the protein MGRIIGIDLGTTNSCVAVMEGKTAKVIENSEGDRTTPSIVAFASDGEVLVGQSAKRQAVTNPANTIYAVKRLIGRRYQEDAVQKDIKLVPYKIVKADNGDAWVEAQGKKMAPPEVSARILQKMKKTAEDYLGETVTEAVITVPAYFNDSQRQATKDAGKIAGLDVKRIINEPTAGALAYGMDKKRGDRKIAVYDLGGGTFDVSIIEIAEVDGEHQFEVLSTNGDTFLGGEDFDMRLIDYLADEFKKDQGIDLHKDPLAVQRLKDAAEKAKIELSSSQQTEVNLPYITADASGPKHLNIKLTRAKLESLVEALIQRTLEPCRVALKDAELSAKDIDDVILVGGQTRMPKVQQTVKDIFGKEPRKDVNPDEAVAVGAAIQGGVLGGDVKDVLLLDVTPLSLGIETLGGVMTKLTEKNTTIPTNAKQVFSTAEDNQTAVTVHVLQGEREMASANKSLGRFDLADIPPSPRGMPQIEVTLDLDANGILNVSAKDKATGKQQSIVIKASSGLSEDEIDKMIRDAEAHVEEDRKFHETVAARNQADNLIHGAEKSLRDLGDKVDPDERKQVENAIAELREAMKGDDKDAIEAKTASLSEASAKIAERAYAQNQDGGDKPASDEANAKKSDTDDVVDAEFEEVDDRKK
- the dnaJ gene encoding molecular chaperone DnaJ, translating into MEKRDYYEVLGVGRSAAQADLKKAYRRLAMKHHPDRRPDDEAAAQQFKQAKEAYEVLSDPQKRATYDQFGHAGVAGAAGGARGGFGDIFDDIFGDIFGGGRGGSGAYRGADLQYNLELSLEEAVLGTEAQIRIPSLVECATCKGSGAAPGTSPQTCETCDGIGQIRMQQGFFSVQQPCPRCRGAGKIITDPCGTCRGKGRVEEFRTLSVTVPAGVDSGDRIRLAGEGEGGSRGGRAGDLYVQIQVKPHALFTRDGHNLVCQVPVSISIAALGGELEVPTLTGRAKLKIPAETQTGKAFRLRGRGVKPVRGGAEGDLICQVVVETPVNLTRRQRELMEKLNQSLIDGGERHNPQAQSWLDGVKGFFEDMKLWHR
- a CDS encoding sulfate ABC transporter ATP-binding protein gives rise to the protein MSIEIQGVSKAFGSFQALKDISLKVPTGELVALLGPSGCGKTTLLRTIAGLEWADAGNVYFHGEDATSSHVRERQVGFVFQHYALFRHMSVFENVAFGLRVRPRKVRSPEHEIRARVLELLKLVQVQSLADRYPPQLSGGQRQRVALARALAVEPKVLLLDEPFGALDAMVRRDLRVWLRRLHDELHVTSVFVTHDQEEAMEVSDRVVVMNRGQVEQIGTPAEVYDHPASPFVFSFVGQVNLFHGRVHRGWAQIGDAVRVHLPEHAETSNIDAVAYVRPHEFEVALQPNGAEGGYLVADVDKVTVAGALLRLDLHQPGYDDLIRVEIPRGDPARDRLKQGDRVYVRPINQRVFVKEAARDATQP